In Zingiber officinale cultivar Zhangliang chromosome 3B, Zo_v1.1, whole genome shotgun sequence, a single window of DNA contains:
- the LOC122056159 gene encoding protein IQ-DOMAIN 33-like yields the protein MPSSSSKALPPCKFTQHMHQRNAAGPSLAIAHLIAQTCSSSWLLKEEEEEEGEANLEGRMGRSGCLVKRVFSRSRTSKCQHERSMLLEKIKWSAIKLYLCGEEFSSVLVEDDLASCKSSEENGDRRAVQVEDGMDGDVSARERAAILIQAAFRGFLTRQQCKLHDEGNDARSLDCKTFENTSIEVQMGDSVCISSDHEASIITLQNHAQRRARSQVFKPKEEWDDSTLSSSISKLRIQNKLEATTRRERALAYAFSQQLRTCMTKRRSAKPNPTELNLGWSWLERWMATRQQEHASEFSQASSVIQRRMVIRKRSNAAVEEKESCGSNDVSVNFDASSVASQNPRNGCQPTSRRKSNSKRSASRRKITASNHSAPHSSSKMSKREHEEEEEEESETTGKQGKTKSRDAFEPPSDYQ from the exons TGCCCAGCTCCAGCTCTAAAGCTCTTCCACCTTGTAAATTCACCCAACACATGCATCAACGCAACGCAGCTGGTCCATCTCTAGCCATCGCGCATTTAATTGCTCAGACCTGCTCCAGTTCTTGGCTTctaaaggaggaggaagaggaagaaggagaggcaAATCTTGAGGGAAGAATGGGGAGGTCTGGATGTCTCGTCAAGCGAGTCTTCTCGCGGAGTCGCACTTCTAAGTGCCAG CATGAAAGGAGCATGTTGCTTGAGAAGATCAAATGGAGTGCCATTAAACTCTACCTCTGCGGGGAAGAATTCAGCTCTGTTCTGGTGGAGGATGATTTGGCCTCTTGCAAAAGCTCCGAAGAGAATGGAGATCGTCGAGCAGTCCAAGTGGAAGACGGCATGGATGGAGATGTTTCTGCCAGAGAACGTGCTGCCATTCTTATCCAAGCGGCTTTTCGAGGGTTCCTG ACGAGACAGCAATGCAAGTTGCACGACGAAGGCAACGATGCTCGGTCTCTGGATTGTAAGACATTCGAGAACACATCGATCGAGGTTCAAATGGGAGATTCCGTGTGTATTTCAAGCGATCACGAAGCAAGTATCATCACGCTGCAGAACCATGCCCAGCGAAGAGCTAGATCTCAAGTGTTCAAGCCAAAG GAAGAATGGGACGACAGCACTCTCAGCAGCAGCATCTCCAAACTGAGAATCCAAAACAAGCTCGAAGCGACGACCAGACGAGAAAGAGCTCTTGCCTATGCCTTCTCCCAGCAG CTGAGGACTTGCATGACGAAGAGAAGATCAGCGAAACCGAACCCGACCGAGCTGAACTTGGGGTGGAGCTGGCTAGAGAGATGGATGGCCACACGCCAGCAAGAACACGCTTCGGAATTCAGTCAAGCTTCGAGTGTAATACAGAGGAGGATGGTCATCAGAAAGAGATCCAACGCGGCAGTGGAGGAAAAGGAAAGCTGCGGCTCGAACGATGTGTCAGTGAACTTCGATGCATCTTCAGTAGCTTCTCAGAATCCCAGAAATGGCTGTCAACCAACTAGCAGAAGGAAGTCCAACAGCAAAAGAAGTGCCTCAAGGAGGAAAATAACTGCAAGCAATCACAGTGCTCCTCATTCAAGCAGCAAG ATGAGCAAAAGGGaacatgaggaagaagaagaagaagaaagtgagacGACAGGCAAGCAAGGGAAAACGAAGAGCAGAGATGCTTTTGAGCCTCCATCAGATTACCAATGA